In one Oscillospiraceae bacterium genomic region, the following are encoded:
- the miaB gene encoding tRNA-2-methylthio-N(6)-dimethylallyladenosine synthase, whose product MKRETTRITPEQIAAQREFCAQIRQMNAGRASAPLAFVDTYGCQQNEADSERLRGYLAEMGCGFTEDEHAADIIVINTCAIRDHAEQRVLGNVGALTHTKRENPNQIICLCGCMAQEPHMAQKIKESYRQVDLVFGPHALWRFPELLCRLMKRRGRVFAIDDEPGSIAEGIPVVRQNGIKAWVSIMYGCNNFCSYCVVPYVRGRERSREPEVILQEIRELAEAGYRDISLLGQNVNSYGKDLDCGVDFADLLRAANEIPGDFLLRFMTSHPKDASQKLFETMAECEKVAPHLHLPFQAGSSRVLSAMNRGYTREGYLEKVRALRALIPGIVLTSDVIVGFPGETTQEFEETLSLIEEVGFDALFTFIFSPREGTPAAKMPDPMGKEQKAANFQRLVDAQNEISHRKHQSYVGKTVRCLVDGEGEDPRNNLTARTAGGRLVHFTGDKALIGTFTDLKIVSASTWALFGEPAQGG is encoded by the coding sequence TTGAAGCGAGAGACAACGCGCATCACGCCGGAGCAGATCGCCGCCCAGCGGGAATTCTGCGCGCAGATCAGACAGATGAACGCCGGGCGGGCCAGCGCCCCCCTGGCCTTTGTGGACACCTACGGCTGCCAGCAGAACGAGGCCGACTCCGAGCGCCTGCGGGGCTACCTGGCCGAGATGGGCTGCGGCTTCACCGAAGACGAGCACGCGGCGGACATAATCGTCATCAACACCTGCGCCATCCGGGACCACGCCGAGCAGCGGGTGCTGGGCAACGTGGGGGCCCTGACCCACACCAAGCGGGAAAACCCCAACCAGATCATCTGCCTGTGCGGCTGCATGGCCCAGGAGCCCCACATGGCCCAAAAGATCAAGGAGAGCTACCGGCAGGTGGATCTGGTATTCGGGCCCCACGCCCTGTGGCGCTTCCCGGAGCTGCTGTGCCGCCTTATGAAGCGCCGGGGGCGCGTTTTCGCCATCGACGACGAGCCCGGCTCCATCGCCGAGGGCATCCCCGTGGTGCGGCAAAACGGCATCAAGGCGTGGGTGTCCATCATGTACGGGTGCAACAACTTCTGCTCCTACTGCGTGGTGCCCTACGTCCGGGGCCGGGAGCGCAGCCGGGAGCCGGAGGTCATTTTGCAGGAGATCCGCGAACTGGCCGAGGCCGGGTACCGGGACATCTCCCTGCTGGGCCAGAACGTGAACTCCTACGGCAAGGACCTGGACTGCGGCGTGGATTTTGCCGATCTGCTGCGCGCGGCCAACGAGATCCCCGGGGACTTCCTGCTGCGCTTCATGACCAGCCACCCCAAGGACGCCTCCCAAAAGCTCTTTGAGACCATGGCGGAGTGCGAAAAGGTGGCCCCCCACCTGCACCTGCCCTTCCAGGCGGGCAGCAGCAGGGTGCTGAGCGCCATGAACCGGGGCTACACCCGGGAGGGGTACCTGGAGAAGGTGCGCGCCCTGCGGGCGCTGATCCCCGGCATCGTGCTCACCTCCGACGTGATCGTGGGCTTCCCCGGCGAGACCACGCAGGAGTTTGAGGAGACCCTCTCCCTCATCGAGGAGGTGGGCTTCGACGCGCTGTTCACCTTCATCTTCTCCCCCCGGGAGGGCACTCCCGCGGCCAAAATGCCCGACCCCATGGGCAAGGAGCAGAAGGCCGCCAACTTCCAGCGCCTGGTGGACGCGCAGAACGAGATCTCCCACCGCAAGCACCAGTCCTACGTGGGCAAAACCGTGCGCTGCCTGGTGGACGGGGAGGGGGAGGACCCCCGCAACAACCTCACCGCCCGCACCGCGGGGGGCCGGCTGGTCCACTTCACCGGGGACAAGGCCCTGATCGGGACCTTTACCGACCTGAAGATCGTCTCCGCCTCCACCTGGGCCCTATTCGGGGAGCCCGCACAGGGCGGCTAG
- a CDS encoding ATP-binding protein codes for MSECTHDCSSCGESCGERTAPPDFRAPANELSNVKKVIAVVSGKGGVGKSLVTSSLACAMSAMGKKVGILDADITGPSIPKAFGVHERAAGSELGIYPVESKGGVAIMSLNLLTENETDPVIWRGPVIAGTVKQFWTDVIWGELDYLFVDLPPGTGDVPLTVFQSLPVDGIVVVTSPQDLVSMIVTKAVKMAEMMNIPVLGLVENYSYFQCPDCGKRHAIFGESHIDAVAAEHGVKVLARLPIDPAVAAAVDAGRVEELGGKYLTEVARLLDAQA; via the coding sequence ATGTCAGAATGTACCCACGACTGCTCGTCCTGCGGCGAGAGCTGCGGTGAGCGCACCGCGCCCCCGGATTTCCGGGCCCCGGCCAACGAGCTTTCTAACGTCAAAAAGGTGATCGCCGTGGTCAGCGGCAAGGGGGGCGTGGGCAAGAGCCTGGTCACCTCCTCCCTGGCCTGCGCCATGTCCGCCATGGGCAAAAAGGTCGGCATCCTGGACGCCGACATCACCGGGCCCTCCATCCCCAAGGCCTTCGGCGTCCACGAGCGGGCGGCGGGCAGCGAGCTGGGCATCTACCCCGTGGAGTCCAAGGGCGGGGTGGCGATCATGAGCCTCAACCTGCTCACCGAGAATGAGACCGACCCCGTCATCTGGCGCGGCCCCGTCATCGCGGGCACCGTCAAGCAGTTCTGGACCGACGTCATCTGGGGCGAGCTGGACTACCTCTTCGTGGACCTGCCCCCCGGAACGGGGGACGTGCCCCTGACCGTGTTCCAGTCCCTGCCGGTGGACGGCATCGTGGTGGTCACCTCCCCCCAGGATCTGGTCAGTATGATCGTCACCAAGGCCGTGAAGATGGCCGAGATGATGAATATCCCGGTGCTGGGCCTGGTGGAGAACTACAGCTACTTCCAGTGCCCCGACTGCGGCAAGCGCCACGCCATCTTCGGCGAGAGCCATATCGACGCGGTGGCGGCGGAGCACGGCGTCAAGGTGCTGGCCCGCCTGCCTATCGACCCGGCGGTGGCCGCCGCCGTGGACGCGGGCCGGGTGGAGGAGCTGGGCGGCAAATACCTGACCGAGGTGGCCCGCCTGCTGGACGCCCAGGCATGA
- a CDS encoding coproporphyrinogen III oxidase, protein MKLYLIHHDYKYAAEQMLLTLFPGRRPEYPEGPPNPGEDWLRLALSRGKCWCTATAALNWGGRVYRGVCRCPASELTDKRAEDRALQRILKLAFYRAGTAALGREPPWGALTGVRPVKIPARAMEGGVTPAQAERLLREVYRVSPDRRRLAMDCAAYSLAAKGGLKGDEVSLYVGIPFCPTRCAYCSFVSADVGKALKLLPPFLEALEGEVARTGALLRERGLYVRTIYIGGGTPTTLSAPQLERLMGALAEHMDLSRCTEYTVEAGRPDTITAEKLSAIRRGGAGRVSVNPQSMSDGVLRAMGRAHTAADILRAYDLVRASGIPCVNMDLIAGLPADTTGGFRASLDRVLALGPENVTVHTLALKKGSRLMEEGGALPTAQDVAEMLDYAWARLRAAGQRPYYLYRQKYMSGSFENVGWTQPGWESLYNICMMEELHSIVSLGGGGVTKLVNPATGRIDRMANPKYPYEYITCTEKVLRDKETAVRQIALQMKEAALCPTV, encoded by the coding sequence ATGAAACTATATCTGATTCACCACGACTACAAATACGCCGCCGAGCAGATGCTCCTGACCCTCTTCCCCGGCCGGCGGCCCGAGTACCCGGAGGGTCCCCCCAATCCGGGGGAGGACTGGCTGCGGCTGGCCCTCTCCCGCGGGAAATGCTGGTGCACCGCCACGGCGGCGCTGAACTGGGGCGGGCGGGTTTACCGGGGCGTGTGCCGCTGCCCGGCCTCGGAGCTTACGGATAAGCGGGCCGAGGACCGCGCCCTCCAGCGGATTTTGAAGCTGGCCTTTTACCGCGCGGGCACCGCCGCGCTGGGGCGCGAGCCGCCCTGGGGCGCCCTGACCGGGGTGCGCCCCGTGAAGATCCCCGCCCGCGCCATGGAGGGCGGGGTCACCCCCGCCCAGGCGGAACGCCTGCTGCGGGAGGTCTACCGGGTCTCCCCGGACCGGCGCAGGCTGGCCATGGACTGCGCGGCCTACAGCCTGGCGGCCAAGGGGGGGCTGAAGGGGGACGAGGTGTCCCTCTACGTGGGCATCCCCTTCTGCCCCACCCGCTGCGCCTACTGCTCCTTTGTCTCCGCCGACGTGGGGAAGGCCCTCAAGCTGCTGCCCCCCTTCCTGGAGGCGCTGGAGGGGGAGGTGGCCCGCACGGGGGCGCTGCTGCGGGAGCGGGGGCTGTACGTGCGCACGATCTACATCGGCGGCGGCACCCCCACCACCCTCTCCGCCCCCCAGCTGGAGCGGCTGATGGGGGCGCTGGCGGAGCATATGGACCTGTCCCGCTGCACCGAGTACACGGTGGAGGCCGGGCGGCCGGACACCATCACGGCGGAGAAGCTCTCCGCCATCCGCCGGGGCGGCGCCGGCCGGGTGTCGGTGAACCCCCAGTCCATGTCGGACGGGGTGCTGCGGGCCATGGGCCGGGCCCACACGGCGGCGGACATTTTGCGGGCCTACGATCTGGTGCGCGCCTCCGGTATCCCCTGTGTGAACATGGATCTGATCGCGGGCCTGCCCGCCGACACAACCGGGGGCTTCCGCGCCTCCCTGGACCGGGTGCTCGCCCTGGGGCCGGAGAACGTGACGGTGCACACGCTGGCCCTGAAAAAGGGCTCCCGCCTCATGGAGGAGGGGGGCGCGCTGCCCACGGCGCAGGACGTGGCGGAGATGCTGGACTACGCGTGGGCGCGCCTGCGCGCCGCGGGCCAGCGGCCCTACTACCTCTACCGGCAGAAGTACATGTCCGGCTCCTTCGAGAACGTGGGCTGGACGCAGCCGGGGTGGGAGAGCCTGTACAATATCTGCATGATGGAGGAGCTGCACTCCATCGTCTCCCTGGGGGGCGGGGGCGTGACCAAGCTGGTGAACCCCGCCACCGGGCGCATCGACCGCATGGCAAACCCCAAATACCCATATGAATATATTACATGCACGGAAAAGGTGCTGCGCGACAAGGAGACCGCCGTACGGCAGATCGCGCTGCAAATGAAGGAGGCTGCGTTATGTCCTACAGTCTGA
- the ycbL gene encoding MBL fold metallo-hydrolase produces the protein MIIKSIYLTACGTNCYLLADEETKLCAIIDPGVADPRILEEVRSEGWTVGAILLTHGHYDHTRGIPALRPELPGVPVYLHGGELDMKKPFFFIEEMGELTPMADGDHIKVGNLDVEVLHTPGHSAGSVTFKVEDTLITGDTLFKGSMGRTDLPGGGYEEMMASLKRLGELSGDYKVLPGHMDASTLNFERANNFYLREAMGN, from the coding sequence ATGATCATCAAATCCATCTATCTGACCGCCTGCGGCACCAACTGCTACCTGCTGGCGGACGAGGAGACCAAACTCTGCGCGATCATCGACCCCGGCGTGGCTGACCCCCGGATTCTGGAGGAGGTGCGTTCGGAGGGCTGGACGGTGGGGGCCATCCTGCTGACCCACGGCCACTACGACCACACCCGGGGCATCCCGGCCCTGCGCCCCGAGCTGCCGGGCGTGCCGGTGTACCTGCACGGCGGCGAGCTGGACATGAAAAAGCCCTTCTTCTTCATCGAGGAGATGGGGGAGCTGACCCCCATGGCGGACGGCGACCACATCAAGGTGGGCAATCTGGACGTGGAGGTGCTCCACACCCCCGGCCACTCCGCCGGGTCGGTGACCTTTAAAGTGGAAGACACCCTGATCACCGGGGACACCCTCTTCAAGGGCTCCATGGGCCGCACCGACCTGCCCGGCGGCGGGTACGAGGAGATGATGGCCTCCCTCAAGCGTCTGGGCGAACTGAGCGGCGACTACAAGGTTCTGCCCGGCCATATGGACGCCTCCACCCTCAACTTCGAGCGGGCCAACAACTTCTACCTCCGGGAGGCCATGGGAAACTGA
- a CDS encoding alanine racemase yields MKTLVIEKQALKNNISVVKERAGSAVIYAVLTGDGGGAGIVELAKLLREEGIGRFAVSEPGEAAALRKAGLVDEEILMLRPTTDREELGKLLDLNVVCTVGSVDTGLALNGVAEERSTVAEAHIQLDTGMGFGGFLTGEPDKIVSVYRNLPNVAISGVYTQIHARRSDGKEAEGQLAGFEQALQAIREAGFETGVVHAAGSYALMHYDFARLDAVRAGSVLLGRCRRTRGDGLLRVGYGEVTIEETRWLPKGHTVGNEVLVTMKRPTRVAVLPVGYQNGFGVSRSRDAGLWATLRRWWNGRRLTVRIGGQKARIIGRIGAIETIVDVTDMKCSAGDPVYFDIDPLYAKGMAREYR; encoded by the coding sequence ATGAAGACCCTGGTCATTGAAAAACAGGCCCTCAAGAACAATATCTCGGTGGTGAAGGAGCGCGCAGGCTCCGCCGTGATCTACGCCGTGCTCACCGGGGACGGCGGCGGCGCGGGCATCGTGGAGCTGGCCAAGCTGCTGCGGGAGGAGGGGATCGGCCGCTTCGCGGTCTCCGAGCCCGGCGAGGCCGCCGCCCTGCGCAAGGCCGGGCTGGTGGACGAGGAGATCCTCATGCTCCGCCCCACCACCGACCGGGAGGAGCTGGGCAAGCTGCTGGACCTCAACGTGGTGTGCACGGTGGGGTCGGTGGACACGGGGCTGGCCCTCAACGGCGTGGCGGAGGAGCGCTCCACCGTGGCCGAGGCCCACATCCAGCTGGACACGGGCATGGGCTTCGGGGGCTTCCTCACCGGGGAGCCGGACAAGATCGTCTCGGTCTACCGCAACCTGCCCAACGTGGCCATCTCGGGGGTGTACACCCAAATCCACGCCCGCCGCTCGGACGGCAAGGAGGCCGAGGGGCAGCTGGCCGGATTCGAGCAGGCCCTCCAGGCCATCCGGGAGGCCGGGTTCGAGACCGGCGTGGTCCACGCCGCCGGGTCCTACGCCCTGATGCACTACGACTTCGCCCGCCTGGACGCGGTGCGGGCGGGCTCGGTGCTGCTGGGCCGCTGCCGCCGCACCCGGGGGGACGGCCTGCTGCGGGTGGGCTACGGCGAGGTGACCATCGAGGAGACCCGCTGGCTGCCCAAGGGCCACACCGTGGGCAACGAGGTGCTGGTGACCATGAAGCGCCCCACCCGGGTGGCGGTGCTCCCCGTGGGGTACCAGAACGGCTTCGGCGTCAGCCGCAGCCGGGACGCGGGGCTCTGGGCCACCCTGCGGCGCTGGTGGAACGGGCGGCGGCTGACGGTGCGCATCGGCGGGCAGAAGGCCAGGATTATCGGGCGCATCGGCGCCATCGAGACCATCGTGGACGTGACCGACATGAAGTGCTCCGCCGGGGATCCGGTCTACTTCGACATCGACCCGCTCTACGCCAAGGGCATGGCCAGGGAGTACAGGTAG
- the azlD gene encoding branched-chain amino acid transport protein AzlD codes for MSTNLHAVAAIAIMAGITFLTRALPFLLFDRGEAPPKIVLYLGRVLPPAVIAMLIVYCLRGVSFAAPAGWAPQLIAVLAVVILHVWKKNNLLSIFGGTILYMILVQAVFV; via the coding sequence GTGAGCACCAATCTGCACGCCGTGGCCGCCATCGCCATTATGGCGGGGATCACTTTCCTCACCCGGGCCCTGCCCTTCCTGCTCTTCGACCGGGGGGAGGCCCCCCCGAAGATCGTGCTCTACCTGGGCCGGGTGCTGCCCCCCGCGGTCATCGCCATGCTCATCGTCTACTGTCTGCGGGGGGTCAGCTTCGCCGCCCCCGCCGGGTGGGCCCCCCAGCTCATCGCCGTGCTGGCGGTGGTGATTCTCCACGTCTGGAAGAAAAACAACTTGCTTTCCATCTTCGGAGGCACTATTCTATACATGATACTGGTTCAGGCTGTGTTTGTGTAA
- the dtd gene encoding D-aminoacyl-tRNA deacylase codes for MRAVVTRVKNARVEIDGQVNGAIGGGFLVLLGVAPADTEAQAMKLADKVCGLRVFEDENGKMNLNLEAVGGALLVVSQFTLYADCKSRRPGFTGAAKPDVAVPLYEKFMAECAARGFCVEHGEFGADMQVYSQNDGPVTILLDTDTL; via the coding sequence ATGCGCGCTGTCGTGACCAGAGTGAAAAACGCGAGGGTGGAGATTGACGGGCAGGTCAACGGGGCCATCGGCGGGGGCTTCCTGGTGCTGCTGGGGGTGGCCCCCGCGGACACGGAGGCCCAGGCGATGAAGCTGGCGGACAAGGTCTGCGGCCTGCGGGTGTTCGAGGACGAAAACGGCAAGATGAACCTGAATTTGGAGGCCGTGGGGGGCGCCCTGCTGGTGGTGTCCCAGTTCACGCTGTACGCCGACTGCAAGAGCCGCCGCCCGGGCTTCACCGGGGCCGCAAAGCCGGACGTGGCCGTGCCCCTCTACGAGAAATTTATGGCCGAGTGCGCCGCGCGGGGCTTCTGCGTGGAGCACGGCGAATTCGGGGCCGATATGCAGGTGTATTCGCAGAATGACGGCCCCGTGACAATCCTGCTGGATACCGACACGCTGTAA